One stretch of Sebaldella sp. S0638 DNA includes these proteins:
- a CDS encoding NlpC/P60 family protein: MVRHFKFLLMLLLFSFLFVGFSNPIDIEQKRQEVVQNAMNIYNSGAKYVWGATGQNNTYDCSGYTQVVMKQSGLNIPRVSKEQSQYTEKISKDQLKPGDLVFFNRSNGIGHVGIYLGDGKVLHSSGGSKNTSLATAGKGPIISNLDSMSGFAWGASLNNIILENGYTGVNEIAGDTSFSEIIGYNKDFTRNISFDEIARDFQDIIETGINMLMGMLIPFLTVIFLIDCAFFGIVSYLNETANFMKEMILRFLKFTLFIYFIQDSINLIKMTYDMFAEIAKTLSGVEKPSVDGLIDVFIANAKSVLDSLMDFNLTLNAIFNPTGTAIYFLFLLIILIAMAVAYLQLCYEIFSATIIFYLAVGMSFGLFPLKAGKITEKYGTNPISTAFACGLKLIITLIMVGVANGLLDKAVLKAEAVKGMDYMQLLWILGYTLVVCFLVKNINNMFAQFR, from the coding sequence ATGGTAAGGCATTTTAAATTCCTTTTAATGCTTTTACTTTTTAGCTTTTTATTTGTAGGGTTTTCAAATCCTATTGATATAGAACAAAAAAGACAAGAAGTAGTACAAAATGCTATGAACATATATAACAGTGGTGCAAAATATGTATGGGGGGCTACAGGGCAAAACAATACCTATGACTGTTCAGGTTATACACAAGTTGTTATGAAACAGTCAGGATTAAATATTCCAAGAGTATCAAAAGAGCAGTCACAATATACAGAAAAAATATCAAAAGATCAGTTAAAACCCGGAGACTTAGTGTTTTTTAATAGGTCAAATGGAATAGGTCATGTAGGAATATATTTAGGAGACGGTAAAGTTTTACACAGTTCGGGTGGAAGTAAAAACACATCTTTAGCCACAGCAGGAAAAGGACCGATTATTTCAAATTTAGATAGTATGTCAGGTTTTGCGTGGGGTGCTTCGCTGAATAACATCATTTTAGAAAATGGATATACTGGTGTTAATGAAATTGCAGGAGATACTTCATTTTCTGAAATTATTGGATATAACAAAGACTTTACAAGAAATATTAGTTTTGATGAAATTGCAAGGGATTTTCAGGATATCATTGAAACTGGAATAAATATGTTAATGGGTATGCTTATACCATTTTTAACAGTGATATTTCTTATTGACTGTGCTTTTTTCGGAATAGTTTCATATTTGAATGAAACAGCAAATTTCATGAAAGAAATGATACTTAGATTTTTGAAATTTACTTTATTTATTTATTTCATTCAGGATTCGATTAATTTAATAAAGATGACTTATGATATGTTCGCAGAAATTGCCAAAACATTAAGCGGAGTTGAAAAACCCTCTGTTGACGGTCTTATAGATGTTTTTATAGCAAATGCTAAAAGTGTACTTGATTCACTAATGGATTTCAATTTAACACTAAATGCAATATTTAACCCAACAGGAACAGCTATTTATTTTTTATTCTTGCTGATTATATTAATTGCTATGGCTGTAGCTTATTTACAGTTATGTTATGAGATATTTTCAGCTACAATAATTTTTTACTTGGCAGTTGGTATGAGTTTTGGATTATTTCCGTTGAAAGCAGGAAAAATAACTGAAAAATATGGAACCAATCCTATAAGTACAGCATTTGCCTGCGGTTTAAAGTTGATAATTACTTTAATAATGGTAGGTGTAGCTAACGGACTGCTTGACAAAGCTGTATTAAAGGCAGAAGCAGTCAAAGGAATGGACTATATGCAGTTATTATGGATTCTTGGTTATACTTTAGTTGTTTGCTTTTTAGTAAAAAATATCAATAATATGTTTGCACAATTTAGATA